In Candidatus Anaeroferrophillus wilburensis, the following proteins share a genomic window:
- the ccsB gene encoding c-type cytochrome biogenesis protein CcsB — protein MISLLYSPLLILALLLYALGMLMGFGEIYRASKTTSRLENWLITGGFILHLLAFVLRFRESQALPVTNLHESLSCFALFLAGAYIWISRTARVSILGAFINPLTTVVMLWAVLITQPVSPHPPVLKSFWLPVHVIFSFAGNAMLAMTCGLGIMYLIQEHLIKTKRISRLFKRLPSLNKLDQLSYSCLSIGFPLLTLGIITGSIWASLAWGSYWSWDPKETWSLITWFLYAALLHGRINSAWRGKKAAILSIIGFGAIMFTFLGVNLLLSGLHAYAVR, from the coding sequence ATGATATCATTACTCTATTCCCCGCTGCTAATCCTTGCTCTCCTCCTGTACGCCCTTGGCATGCTCATGGGCTTTGGCGAAATCTACCGGGCCTCCAAGACCACCAGCCGGCTGGAAAACTGGCTCATTACCGGCGGCTTCATCCTGCACCTGCTGGCGTTCGTTCTGCGCTTCAGGGAAAGCCAGGCACTGCCGGTGACCAACCTCCACGAGTCGCTCTCCTGCTTTGCCCTTTTCCTGGCGGGCGCCTACATCTGGATATCACGAACTGCCAGGGTTTCCATTCTCGGCGCTTTCATCAATCCCCTGACCACCGTCGTCATGCTATGGGCGGTCCTCATCACCCAGCCAGTTAGTCCTCATCCACCGGTACTGAAAAGTTTCTGGCTGCCGGTGCATGTGATCTTCAGTTTTGCCGGCAACGCCATGCTGGCCATGACCTGCGGCCTGGGAATCATGTACCTGATTCAGGAACACCTGATCAAAACCAAACGGATCAGCCGCCTGTTCAAGCGGCTCCCCTCGCTCAACAAACTGGACCAGCTGAGCTACTCCTGCCTGAGCATCGGTTTTCCCCTGCTGACCCTGGGCATTATTACCGGTTCCATCTGGGCCTCGCTGGCCTGGGGATCCTACTGGAGCTGGGATCCCAAAGAAACCTGGTCCCTGATCACCTGGTTCCTCTATGCCGCCCTGCTTCATGGCCGGATTAATTCCGCCTGGCGGGGCAAAAAGGCGGCGATTCTCTCCATTATCGGTTTTGGAGCCATTATGTTCACGTTTCTCGGCGTCAATCTTCTCCTGTCGGGACTTCACGCTTATGCCGTCCGCTGA